GTAAGTCCAAAGGGGATGAGTAAAAAACGGTAGATAAACCAGGTAATAATAGATGACATGGTGACTACAAACATTACCGCAAGACTCATCGCCAGGGCCGGCTTGGTTTCTTTGGAGATAGCGATAAAAGAGCATAATCCCAAAAAGCGGGAGAGTATGACATTATAGACAAAGACCGCGGAGATAAATATGCTTAAAAACTGCGCCACATTCATATTTTCTTACTCTTTAAGACATTAAAAAAGCCGAGCAAAAGCCCAATTACCAAAAGCGCGCCCGAGGGCATACCCAAAACAAATGCCGGTTCATAACTTTTAATCAGGTTATGCCCCATAATTGTCCCTGCGCCTAAGAACTCCCTTATGCCGGAGATTAAGATTAAAGCCAGGGTAAAACCAATGCCCATACCCAATCCGTCAAACAGGGAATTTAAGGCCGTCTGCTTCTGGGCATAAGCCTCAGCGCGGCCTAAGACCATACAATTGACGACGATTAAAGGCACATAAATGCCCAGGGCGCGGTTTAACGCCGGGCTGTACGCCTTCATAGTCAGTTCAGCAATAGTCACGAAGGTGGCAATGACTACAATAAAACAGGGAATGCGGATCCTCGCAGGGACAATATTCTTAATCAGAGAAACAATTATGTTAGAACCTACAAGCACAAAAGTAGCGGCAATACCCATGCCTAGGCCATTCGTTACTGACGTAGATACTGCCAGGGTAGGACATAAGCCCAAGGCCAAAACAAAAGTGGGGTTCTCTTTAATAATACCTTTTAAGAATTCAGCAAATAAATTTTTCATCTTGTCCCGTAGATACGATTTTTTGTATACCTGTCAATTATAGGTGTAGCAGCGTTCATCATCAATATAGCATAAGAGACACCTTCCGGGTAACCGCCCCAGAGCCGGATTACCGCAGTAATTATCCCGCATCCTATGCCAAAGATAATCTGCCCCTTACGCGTCAGAGGCGAGGTAACATAATCCGTAGCCATAAAAAAAGCGCCCAGGATAAGGCCGCCGGATAAAATATGCAATAGCCAATCGCCGCTAAAAAGGCCTTGCGGAGCGAATATATAGGTAAATAATCCTACGGTAATTATATAAGGTACAGGGATGTGCCAGGAGATATAACCCTTAATCAAAAGAAACGCGGCACCCAATAAAAGCGCCGCTATACAGACCTCGCCGATACAGCCGCCTCTTTTGCCTAAAAATAAATCCAGATAGGAGATGTTTTCTAACACCTTGCCTTCTTTTAATAAGGCAAGGGGCGTAGCTGAAGTGATGGCGTCAAAATTTAAGGGCTTGGTAAACCCCGCTCTTCCTCCAAATATACTGTAACTGTGAAGGAAGGGCGGGGTAAAATTAGTCAGATATTTCGGCCAGGAGGCCATCAGGAATACCCTGCCCACCAGCGCAGGATTAAAGATATTCTGCCCCAAGCCGCCGAAAACCTGTTTACCTATAATCACGGCAAAAAACGAACCAATAACGGGTATCCAGAAAGGAACTTTAGGCGGCAGATTATAGGCAAGCAATAATCCCGTAAGCACTGCGCTGCCGTCTAAAATAGTGATTTTTCTTCTGGTGAATACCTCTATCAACCACTCTGCGGCTACTGCCGAAAAAATACCTAAGATAATCACCCGGAGCGCATCTAAACCAAAAATAAAAACACCGGCTGCACCAGCGGGTATCAGACTGGCTACTACTAGCCACATAATCTTACTGACTGATTCATCTTTATGCAGGTGCGGGGAAATAGAAACAATAAACTTATTTTGCATTTTTTGTTAACTCCTGGATGTCTTTTAATTTTTCCCGGACCGAATCCATTACTGCCTTGGAAGAAATAGTAGCGCCGGTAATCGCCTGGACTTCGCTTAATCCTCGGATATCTTTGTTGCTGAACTGGCTGGTAAAGGCAGGCTGGGCCACGCGGCTCCCCAGGCCAGGGGTTTCATTCTGGTTTAATATCTTGATATTAGTAATCTTTCCGTCGCTGGTTACCCCTGCCATAGTTTCGATCTGGCTGGAATAGCCTTTAGCGGATGCCTTAAATACTGTGCCGATTATTTTTTCCTGTTCATCGTAGGCATTATAATAAACAATTGCCTCGCCTGATTTCGCTGCCTCAAAACGAACGGCTTGCGGCATTACTTCCTTAAGGCCTGCCTCTTCTTCGGCCTGGGCCTGGGCAATAATCCTGGATTTAGTCAGAGAATTCACCGATGCCAAAAGCCCGGCTGCTACCGCGCATATTAACGCCAGGATAAGACCGTAACGCAACATCTCTTTCACCCCGCTCTTCCTCCTTATCTCTACCCCCACCCGTCAGGAAGGGCGGGGTTCATTTTATCGCCTCTAATTTCGCCCTTTTTATATGTTGGACTAACCTGATATTTGCCGGGCAGACATAGTTACATAAACCGCATTCAATACAGTCAAGGGCGCCGTAAATCTTAGCCTGCGGCCAAAGCTCTTTTTGAGAAGCCAAACTTATTAAAGTGGGCATAAGAAATACCGGACATTCCCTGACGCAGGCGCCGCAACGGATACAAAATTCTTCTTCCTGCAAGGCAGCCTCTTTTTTATTTAATAAGATAACTCCTGTGGTAGATTTTATCACCGGCACATCCAGCGTATATTGGGCGATCCCCATCATCGGTCCGCCCATAATTACCTTTACGGGTTCTTCTTTTAAGGGTGTGCAGAAATCAATTAACTCTTTAATAGGCGTGCCGATTTTTGCTAAAAGATTCTTAGGCTTTGAGAGGCAACTGCCTGTTACCGTAACCACGCGTTCGTATAAAGGCTTATTCTTATAAACTGCCTCATAAATAGCAAAACAGGTGGCAACGTTATGCACGGCCACGCCGATATCAAAGGGAAGCTTAGCCTGCGGGACTTCTTTATTCAGGATATTTTTTATTAATTGCTTCTCTCCTCCTTGCGGATAAGCTGATTTTAAAACTTTTACTGCGAACTGTGAACTATGAACTGTGAACTCTTTTATCGCTTCAGGCTTATTATCCTCAATAGCTATATAAACTTTCTCAACCCCCAAACATCTTGCGACAAGCCCTACGCCTTGTAAAATCTCTTTAGTCTTCTCTACCATCAAGCGGTAATCGCCGGTCAGGTAAGGCTCGCATTCTGCGCCGTTAATAATTAGGGTATCTACCGGTTTAGGGGGATTAAGTTTTATATGCGTGGGAAAACTTGCCCCGCCCATACCCACAATACCCGCTTCAAAAACAAGATTACGAATTTGCTCTGGCGTCAAATTCTCTATTTCGGTTTGTGATTTAGGGATAGCAGGATATGCTTTATCGCTTCGCTCACCATCAATAATTATTGACTTACAGCGGCCTGAAAACGGATGAGGCCAATCTTGAATTGAGATAACTTTACCCGATATGGACGCATGTATGGGGCTGGACACATTCGCCTGGACCCCGGCAATCTTCTGGCCGGCCAAAACAGTATCGCCTATTTTTACTTCAGGGCTGCAGATCCTACCTATATGCTGGCTTAAAGGGATATAGGCCCTGCCGGGTGAGGGCATCTTCTCTATGGCCTTATTTTCCGTTTCTAGCTTATACTCTTCTAATCTAACCATGGAATTTTACGGTGATAGATAAAATTTATGACGCCTAAAAAGCTGAATATTATCCCCACAATAACCAAAATCAGGACGTGAGAAAACTTATCCGCCAGCACGCTGCTGATAAACATAAATAACAAAAACCCCAAATGCATGATAATCTCCATGGAACTAAAAATCTTCCCCCTCATTTCGCTATCGCTTGCATTATGGATAATGGTATTGGAGGCAATCATAATGGGCGAGACCAGAAGCCCTAATAAAAATGAAAGTGCTGCGGCAATAAAAAAATCAGGATAACGCTCTATAACCAGGGCAAAAATAACGAGCATTATACCGCTTAAGACAAGAGATAAAAATATTATTTTATAGTGAGAGACGCGCTGCCCGAACCGGCCATAAATAAGCGAGCCCAAAAACAAACCGATGCCTAAAAACATTATCAAGAGCCCTAAATCCTTGGTGGCAGAGTGCAGCGTCTTCTGGACAAAGACTATCAGGACCACATAAATTGCGCCCAACGCCGACCAAAGGATAAAGGTAAGCCCAGCCGTGAAACGGATATCTTTCTTACGTATAAAATATAAAATGCCGTCTTTGATTTCCGCTAATACGGACTTCCTGATCACCTCAACTATCTCTTTACCTACTTTTCTAAAATCCATAGCGCTGGATACGCCTGACTTTTTAGTAATAAACAAAATCAGCCCTCCCGAAACGAAAAAACTAAGGGCATCCAGATAAAAACCGCTCCTTGCGCCCAACCACTCTACTAATATCCCGCTTACGCCAAAGCCTAAAATTGCCGCGATCATGCCGGTTATGTTCACCAGGGAATTGGCAATTAATAGATCCTTATTCTCGACCAGGTCGGGGATAATAGCCAATTTCGCCGGGATAAAAAAGCGGCCGATAGAAAAAGCTACGAATATGATGAGGTAGATCGGGCTCATGTATTTGGTGTAAAATAAGAATAAAGGTATGGTCAGCATCAATATTGCCCGTAGGAAATCGCAGGTATACATTGTCCGGCGCCTCTCCCACCTGTCTACATATACGCCGGCAATGGGGCCGATTAAAAATACGGGGATAATGGTAAAAGAAAGGATCTTGGCAATTTCAAGCGTAGAACCCGGCGCCTTTAAATAGACAAAGGCAATCAGGGCCATCTGGCCGAGCCTGTCGCCTACCTGGGAAATTATCTGGCCCAGCCACAAAAGAAAGAAATTACGGTTTTTCAAAACTTCCCTGAACTTGGCCATGGTCCTCTCTGATATTTCTAAGAGCC
This window of the Candidatus Omnitrophota bacterium genome carries:
- a CDS encoding electron transport complex subunit E, which produces MKNLFAEFLKGIIKENPTFVLALGLCPTLAVSTSVTNGLGMGIAATFVLVGSNIIVSLIKNIVPARIRIPCFIVVIATFVTIAELTMKAYSPALNRALGIYVPLIVVNCMVLGRAEAYAQKQTALNSLFDGLGMGIGFTLALILISGIREFLGAGTIMGHNLIKSYEPAFVLGMPSGALLVIGLLLGFFNVLKSKKI
- a CDS encoding RnfABCDGE type electron transport complex subunit D, which translates into the protein MQNKFIVSISPHLHKDESVSKIMWLVVASLIPAGAAGVFIFGLDALRVIILGIFSAVAAEWLIEVFTRRKITILDGSAVLTGLLLAYNLPPKVPFWIPVIGSFFAVIIGKQVFGGLGQNIFNPALVGRVFLMASWPKYLTNFTPPFLHSYSIFGGRAGFTKPLNFDAITSATPLALLKEGKVLENISYLDLFLGKRGGCIGEVCIAALLLGAAFLLIKGYISWHIPVPYIITVGLFTYIFAPQGLFSGDWLLHILSGGLILGAFFMATDYVTSPLTRKGQIIFGIGCGIITAVIRLWGGYPEGVSYAILMMNAATPIIDRYTKNRIYGTR
- a CDS encoding RnfABCDGE type electron transport complex subunit G translates to MLRYGLILALICAVAAGLLASVNSLTKSRIIAQAQAEEEAGLKEVMPQAVRFEAAKSGEAIVYYNAYDEQEKIIGTVFKASAKGYSSQIETMAGVTSDGKITNIKILNQNETPGLGSRVAQPAFTSQFSNKDIRGLSEVQAITGATISSKAVMDSVREKLKDIQELTKNAK
- the rsxC gene encoding electron transport complex subunit RsxC, with the protein product MVRLEEYKLETENKAIEKMPSPGRAYIPLSQHIGRICSPEVKIGDTVLAGQKIAGVQANVSSPIHASISGKVISIQDWPHPFSGRCKSIIIDGERSDKAYPAIPKSQTEIENLTPEQIRNLVFEAGIVGMGGASFPTHIKLNPPKPVDTLIINGAECEPYLTGDYRLMVEKTKEILQGVGLVARCLGVEKVYIAIEDNKPEAIKEFTVHSSQFAVKVLKSAYPQGGEKQLIKNILNKEVPQAKLPFDIGVAVHNVATCFAIYEAVYKNKPLYERVVTVTGSCLSKPKNLLAKIGTPIKELIDFCTPLKEEPVKVIMGGPMMGIAQYTLDVPVIKSTTGVILLNKKEAALQEEEFCIRCGACVRECPVFLMPTLISLASQKELWPQAKIYGALDCIECGLCNYVCPANIRLVQHIKRAKLEAIK
- a CDS encoding MFS transporter translates to MAKFREVLKNRNFFLLWLGQIISQVGDRLGQMALIAFVYLKAPGSTLEIAKILSFTIIPVFLIGPIAGVYVDRWERRRTMYTCDFLRAILMLTIPLFLFYTKYMSPIYLIIFVAFSIGRFFIPAKLAIIPDLVENKDLLIANSLVNITGMIAAILGFGVSGILVEWLGARSGFYLDALSFFVSGGLILFITKKSGVSSAMDFRKVGKEIVEVIRKSVLAEIKDGILYFIRKKDIRFTAGLTFILWSALGAIYVVLIVFVQKTLHSATKDLGLLIMFLGIGLFLGSLIYGRFGQRVSHYKIIFLSLVLSGIMLVIFALVIERYPDFFIAAALSFLLGLLVSPIMIASNTIIHNASDSEMRGKIFSSMEIIMHLGFLLFMFISSVLADKFSHVLILVIVGIIFSFLGVINFIYHRKIPWLD